One Prunus dulcis chromosome 7, ALMONDv2, whole genome shotgun sequence DNA segment encodes these proteins:
- the LOC117633576 gene encoding C-type lectin receptor-like tyrosine-protein kinase At1g52310, giving the protein MEGNLGALQLLMPLIVCLLFGGCASHRVYNESIHRQLVATGTEENKAPCPSGWILGPNKRKCFGYMTSRQPWNESETRCKSYNGNLAAFKTSQELAFAQNLCAETISGCWVGGRGVNSTIGLGWNWSDNTSYWNESLFPGEPLQSICSNISCHTNSSIDVCILVTNGSASLLVERCNMSHGFICMVDLGNRCYHMHCHREYLIILGVVSGLILFTTLAVVIWLLAYKRSRKRRRSRRLSNPAATALVPPSWKVFMKEELRSITKNFSEGNRLLGDAKTGGTYSGLLPDGSRVAVKRLKRSSFQRKKEFYSEIGRVAKLHHPNLVAVKGCCYDHGDRYIVYEFIINGPLDKWLHHIPRGGRSLDWGMRMKIATTLARGIAFLHDKVKPHVVHRDIRASNVLLDEDFGAHLMGVGLSKFVPYEVMHERTVMAGGTYGYLAPEFVYRNELTTKSDVYSFGVLLLEIVSGRRPAQAVDPVGWQSIFEWATPLVQAHRYLDLLDPHITPSSPDIPEAGVIQKVVDLVYACTQHVPSMRPRMSHVVHQLQQLAQVPILK; this is encoded by the exons CACCATGCCCCAGTGGTTGGATTCTTGGACCCAATAAGCGGAAGTGCTTTGGTTATATGACCAGCCGCCAACCTTGGAATGAGTCAGAAACCCGTTGTAAAAGTTATAATGGAAACTTAGCAGCATTCAAAACATCTCAAGAACTGGCCTTTGCTCAGAATCTATGTGCTGAAACCATCAGTGGCTGCTGGGTAGGGGGAAGAGGTGTCAACTCTACTATTGGTCTTGGTTGGAATTGGTCCGATAATACTTCATATTGGAATGAGTCTCTCTTTCCTGGGGAACCCCTTCAATCCATTTGCAGTAACATCTCTTGTCACACCAATAGTTCTATTGATGTATGTATATTGGTTACTAATGGATCCGCATCCCTCTTGGTTGAAAGATGCAACATGTCTCATGGTTTTATATGCATGGTTGATTTAG GGAACAGATGTTACCACATGCATTGCCACAGAGAATATCTTATCATCCTTGGAGTTGTAAGTGGATTGATTCTCTTCACAACATTAGCTGTAGTTATTTGGCTTCTTGCATACAAGCGAAGCAGGAAGCGCAGACGTTCCCGCAGACTTTCTAATCCAGCAGCTACTGCATTAGTCCCTCCATCATGGAAAGTCTTCATGAAAGAGGAACTAAGGTCAATTACAAAGAACTTTAGTGAAGGAAACCGTCTTCTGGGAGATGCCAAGACAGGAGGAACATACAGTGGGCTTCTTCCTGATGGTTCAAGGGTGGCAGTTAAGAGGTTGAAGAGATCTAGTTTTCAAAGGAAAAAGGAGTTTTACTCTGAAATTGGAAGAGTTGCAAAGCTTCACCATCCAAATTTGGTGGCTGTGAAAGGCTGCTGTTATGATCATGGTGATCGCTACATAGTTTATGAGTTCATCATTAACGGGCCCTTAGATAAATGGCTGCACCACATACCTAGGGGTGGTCGGAGCTTAGATTGGGGAATGAGAATGAAAATTGCAACAACTCTTGCACGAGGAATTGC GTTCCTGCATGACAAAGTGAAGCCACATGTTGTGCATCGTGATATCCGTGCCAGTAATGTACTGCTTGATGAAGATTTTGGAGCACATCTAATGGGGGTTGGTCTCTCAAAGTTTGTGCCGTATGAAGTGATGCATGAGAGGACAGTGATGGCTGGTGGCACATATGGATACCTGGCTCCAGAATTTGTCTACAGAAATGAGCTTACAACAAAGAGTGATGTTTATAGTTTTGGTGTGCTGCTGCTTGAAATTGTGAGTGGGCGTAGACCTGCGCAGGCTGTTGATCCAGTCGGTTGGCAGAGTATTTTTGAGTGGGCAACGCCTCTGGTGCAGGCTCATCGCTACCTAGATCTCCTGGATCCTCATATAACCCCTTCTTCTCCGGATATCCCGGAGGCCGGTGTGATTCAAAAGGTGGTGGACCTTGTTTATGCTTGTACGCAACATGTGCCATCAATGCGCCCAAGGATGTCTCATGTTGTTCATCAACTTCAACAGTTAGCCCAGGTTCCCATTCTAAAATAG